The proteins below are encoded in one region of Bacteroides uniformis:
- a CDS encoding shikimate dehydrogenase family protein, with protein sequence MQKYGLIGYPLKHSFSIGYFNEKFKAENIDAEYVNFEIPRIEDFMEVIEENPNLCGLNVTIPYKEQVIPYLDELDKDTAKIGAVNVIKIIRLSKGKVKLVGYNSDIIGFTQSIEPLLQPQHKKALILGTGGASKAVYRGLENLGIKSSFVSRAKKEDKYLTYEELTPEIMQEYTVIVNCTPVGMYPKVDFCPNIPYELLTPNHLLYDLLYNPNETLFMKKGQAQGAVTKNGLEMLLLQAFAAWEIWNK encoded by the coding sequence ATGCAGAAATACGGTTTAATAGGTTACCCGTTGAAACATTCCTTTTCTATCGGATATTTCAATGAGAAATTCAAGGCAGAAAATATTGATGCAGAATATGTAAATTTCGAAATTCCACGTATCGAGGATTTCATGGAAGTTATCGAGGAAAATCCCAACCTCTGTGGACTGAATGTGACTATCCCTTACAAGGAGCAAGTCATCCCCTACCTGGACGAACTGGACAAAGACACAGCCAAGATAGGCGCCGTCAATGTCATTAAGATTATCCGCCTTTCCAAAGGCAAAGTGAAACTGGTTGGCTACAACTCCGACATCATAGGATTTACACAATCCATAGAACCACTTTTGCAACCACAACACAAGAAAGCCCTGATTTTGGGTACCGGCGGTGCATCGAAAGCCGTATATCGCGGGCTGGAGAACCTGGGTATAAAAAGTTCCTTCGTATCACGCGCCAAGAAAGAGGATAAATACCTCACATACGAAGAACTGACACCGGAAATCATGCAAGAGTACACAGTGATTGTCAACTGTACCCCAGTAGGCATGTATCCCAAAGTGGATTTCTGTCCCAATATTCCTTACGAACTACTGACTCCCAACCATTTGCTCTATGATTTGTTATATAATCCAAACGAAACCCTTTTCATGAAGAAAGGCCAGGCACAAGGAGCCGTCACTAAGAACGGTCTGGAAATGTTACTGCTGCAAGCCTTTGCTGCATGGGAAATTTGGAATAAATAA
- the ubiE gene encoding bifunctional demethylmenaquinone methyltransferase/2-methoxy-6-polyprenyl-1,4-benzoquinol methylase UbiE: MDYPQEHIKPYGNDGKKSEQVEEMFDNIAPAYDKLNHTLSMGIDRSWRRKAIKYLRPFRPRRIMDVATGTGDFAILACRELQPDSLIGTDISEGMMNVGREKVKQAHLSNKISFVREDCTSLSFADESFDAVTVAFGIRNFEGLDKGLSEMCRVLKTGGHLVILELSTPDRFPMKQLFTIYSKVVIPLLGKCISKDNSAYTYLPESIRAFPQGEVMQEVIRKAGFSEVHFKRLTFGICTLYVATK; the protein is encoded by the coding sequence ATGGACTATCCCCAAGAACACATCAAGCCCTACGGTAATGACGGCAAGAAGAGCGAACAAGTGGAAGAAATGTTCGACAACATCGCTCCTGCCTACGACAAGCTGAATCACACCCTATCCATGGGCATCGACCGCAGCTGGCGTAGGAAAGCAATCAAGTACCTACGTCCTTTCCGCCCCCGGCGTATTATGGACGTAGCTACCGGCACCGGCGATTTCGCCATCCTTGCATGCCGCGAACTGCAACCCGATAGCCTGATTGGCACCGACATCTCGGAAGGCATGATGAACGTGGGACGTGAAAAAGTAAAGCAGGCGCACCTCTCGAACAAGATTTCATTTGTCCGGGAGGACTGCACCTCCCTCTCGTTTGCCGACGAAAGCTTCGACGCCGTGACCGTAGCGTTCGGCATCCGCAACTTCGAAGGGCTGGACAAGGGACTGTCCGAGATGTGCCGCGTACTAAAGACCGGCGGACATCTCGTCATACTGGAGCTCTCCACACCAGACCGCTTCCCGATGAAACAGTTGTTCACCATCTACTCCAAAGTTGTCATCCCCCTGCTCGGTAAATGTATTTCGAAAGACAACAGCGCCTACACCTATCTACCGGAAAGTATTCGCGCCTTCCCGCAGGGAGAAGTGATGCAGGAGGTAATCCGCAAGGCAGGCTTCAGCGAAGTGCACTTCAAGCGGCTGACTTTCGGGATATGTACACTTTATGTGGCAACTAAATAA
- a CDS encoding phosphoribosylaminoimidazolesuccinocarboxamide synthase: MKALTATEFNFPGQKSVYHGKVRDVYNINGEKLVMVATDRISAFDVVLPKGIPFKGQMLNQIAAKFLDATTDICPNWKMATPDPMVTVGVMCEGFPVEMIVRGYLCGSAWRAYKSGVREICGVKLPEGMKENQKFPEPIITPTTKAEIGEHDADISKEEILAQGLATPEEYAVLEQYTMALFKRGTEIAAERGLILVDTKYEFGKHDGKIYLMDEIHTPDSSRYFYSEGYEERFANGEPQKQLSKEFVREWLMDNGFQGKEGQQVPEMTDEIVTSISERYIELYEHITGEKFVKEDTSNIAERIEKNVTEYLK, from the coding sequence ATGAAAGCATTAACAGCAACTGAATTTAACTTTCCCGGACAGAAAAGCGTGTACCACGGAAAAGTTCGTGATGTGTACAACATCAATGGTGAAAAGTTGGTCATGGTAGCTACCGACCGCATCTCAGCCTTTGACGTAGTATTGCCGAAAGGTATTCCCTTCAAAGGACAAATGTTGAACCAGATTGCAGCAAAATTCCTGGATGCCACAACCGACATCTGCCCCAACTGGAAAATGGCTACACCCGATCCGATGGTGACGGTAGGTGTGATGTGTGAAGGATTCCCCGTAGAAATGATTGTACGCGGTTACCTCTGTGGCAGCGCATGGCGTGCCTACAAGAGCGGTGTACGTGAAATCTGCGGCGTGAAGTTGCCCGAAGGGATGAAGGAAAACCAGAAATTCCCTGAACCCATCATCACCCCGACCACTAAAGCCGAGATTGGCGAACACGATGCCGACATCTCCAAAGAAGAAATCCTGGCACAAGGTCTTGCCACACCCGAAGAATATGCCGTATTGGAGCAATACACCATGGCCCTCTTCAAACGCGGTACCGAGATTGCAGCGGAACGCGGATTGATTCTGGTAGACACCAAATACGAATTCGGCAAGCACGACGGCAAGATTTACCTGATGGACGAAATCCATACGCCCGACTCCAGCCGCTACTTCTACTCCGAAGGCTACGAAGAACGTTTTGCCAACGGCGAACCGCAAAAGCAACTCTCCAAGGAGTTTGTACGAGAATGGCTGATGGACAACGGCTTCCAAGGCAAGGAAGGACAGCAAGTACCGGAAATGACCGACGAAATCGTTACTTCAATCAGCGAACGTTACATCGAACTGTACGAACACATCACCGGCGAGAAGTTTGTAAAGGAAGATACCAGCAACATTGCCGAACGCATTGAAAAGAATGTAACCGAATATTTAAAGTAA
- a CDS encoding PhoH family protein, producing MIEKLIVLEDIDPVIFYGVNNANMQLIKALYPKLRIVARGNVIKVLGDEEEMCAFEENITKLEKYCAEYNSLKEEVIIDIIKGNAPQAEKSGNVIVFSVTGKPIIPRSENQLKLVEAFAKNDMLFAIGPAGSGKTYTAIALAVRALKNKEIKKIILSRPAVEAGEKLGFLPGDMKDKIDPYLQPLYDALQDMIPAAKLKEYMELNIIQIAPLAFMRGRTLNDAVVILDEAQNTTTQQIKMFLTRMGMNTKMIVTGDMTQIDLPSSQTSGLVQALKILKGVKGISFVELNKKDIVRHKLVTQIVEAYEKFDKEAKAERERRKAEQADSKIEQKQ from the coding sequence ATGATAGAAAAACTGATTGTTCTTGAAGATATTGACCCGGTAATATTTTATGGCGTAAACAACGCCAACATGCAGCTGATAAAGGCCTTGTATCCCAAGCTTCGCATCGTTGCCCGCGGCAATGTCATCAAAGTATTGGGTGATGAGGAGGAAATGTGTGCATTCGAGGAGAACATTACCAAGCTGGAGAAATACTGTGCCGAATACAACTCTTTGAAAGAAGAGGTCATTATAGACATCATCAAAGGCAATGCCCCGCAAGCGGAAAAATCGGGCAATGTCATTGTATTCAGCGTAACCGGAAAGCCGATTATCCCGCGCAGCGAGAACCAGCTGAAGCTGGTAGAGGCATTTGCCAAGAATGACATGCTGTTTGCCATCGGTCCCGCCGGTTCAGGAAAGACCTATACAGCCATCGCGCTTGCCGTGCGGGCACTAAAGAATAAGGAGATAAAGAAAATCATCCTCAGCCGCCCTGCCGTAGAAGCCGGAGAAAAGCTCGGTTTCCTGCCCGGCGACATGAAGGACAAGATAGACCCGTATCTGCAACCACTCTATGACGCCCTGCAGGACATGATACCTGCCGCCAAGCTGAAAGAGTATATGGAGCTGAACATCATCCAGATTGCCCCCCTCGCCTTTATGCGCGGACGCACACTGAACGATGCCGTCGTCATTCTGGATGAAGCGCAGAACACGACCACCCAGCAAATCAAGATGTTCCTCACCCGCATGGGAATGAACACCAAGATGATTGTCACGGGAGACATGACGCAGATTGACTTGCCTTCTTCCCAGACTTCCGGTCTGGTGCAGGCACTGAAGATTCTGAAAGGCGTAAAAGGCATCAGTTTCGTGGAGCTGAACAAGAAAGACATCGTACGCCATAAGTTGGTAACTCAGATTGTGGAGGCCTACGAGAAGTTCGACAAGGAAGCGAAAGCGGAACGTGAACGACGCAAAGCCGAACAAGCCGATAGTAAGATTGAACAGAAACAGTAA
- a CDS encoding M23 family metallopeptidase, translating into MRIRILVPLLLIALGATAQGKKTVFSTMETNHIRVATPGLFSQRELIELPLEDIPDTEYSFPLPGGKVISPYGRGRGRHSGIDIKTYAKDTIRSAFNGVVRMSKPYSAYGNVVVVRHDFGLETIYSHNFKNLVHCGDTVKAGQPIALTGRTGRASTEHLHFETRVNGQHFDPNIIFNMKEQTLNRQRIGCSKKGNGIVVQQLPTIYPKPLQKKYPMELFKYPNVSLHLQNVSLKERIEL; encoded by the coding sequence ATGAGAATCCGTATTCTTGTCCCTCTCCTGCTCATAGCCCTTGGTGCCACGGCACAAGGGAAGAAAACGGTCTTTTCCACCATGGAAACCAACCATATCCGCGTTGCCACTCCGGGACTGTTTTCGCAAAGAGAACTGATAGAGCTACCTTTGGAGGACATTCCGGACACGGAATACTCCTTTCCCCTGCCTGGAGGAAAAGTCATCTCCCCTTACGGACGGGGGCGGGGACGCCACAGTGGCATAGACATCAAGACCTACGCCAAAGACACCATACGGAGTGCCTTCAACGGCGTAGTACGGATGTCCAAGCCTTATAGCGCCTACGGCAATGTCGTCGTCGTACGCCATGACTTCGGACTGGAAACGATATACAGCCACAACTTCAAAAACCTTGTACATTGTGGCGACACAGTCAAAGCCGGACAGCCCATCGCACTGACCGGACGCACCGGACGCGCCTCTACTGAGCATCTGCACTTCGAGACACGCGTCAACGGGCAGCACTTCGACCCCAATATTATCTTCAACATGAAGGAACAGACGCTGAACCGACAACGTATCGGATGCTCAAAAAAAGGAAACGGCATCGTCGTGCAACAATTACCGACAATCTACCCGAAGCCACTGCAAAAAAAATACCCAATGGAACTGTTTAAGTATCCAAACGTTTCACTACATTTGCAGAACGTTTCACTAAAAGAACGAATTGAACTTTAA
- a CDS encoding B3/B4 domain-containing protein → MYHITLSKEIKQNCPEFRGAAVFAEVTNTPYCEGLWQEIATFTQELRARETTDSIKYQPVIAATREAYKRCGKDPSRYRPSAEALRRRLLRGLELYQIDTLVDLINLVSLRTGHSIGGFDADEIQGTDLELGIGRAEELFEGIGRGMLNIEGLPVYRDRIGGIGTPTSDHERTKMKLETRHILAIVNGYNGQEGLKEAAEMILELLEKYASSTSGTIQYFE, encoded by the coding sequence ATGTATCATATCACACTTTCTAAAGAAATCAAGCAGAATTGCCCCGAATTCCGCGGTGCAGCCGTATTTGCCGAAGTGACAAATACCCCATATTGCGAAGGGTTGTGGCAAGAAATCGCAACTTTCACCCAAGAGCTAAGAGCCCGTGAAACCACGGACAGCATCAAGTACCAACCCGTCATTGCCGCCACCCGCGAAGCCTATAAACGTTGCGGCAAGGACCCCAGCCGCTACCGTCCCTCGGCCGAAGCACTGAGACGGCGACTGCTGCGCGGATTGGAACTCTATCAGATAGATACGTTGGTAGACCTTATCAACCTTGTCTCCCTACGTACGGGCCACTCTATCGGCGGATTTGATGCCGACGAGATACAAGGGACCGACCTTGAGCTGGGCATAGGACGTGCCGAGGAATTGTTCGAGGGTATAGGCCGCGGCATGCTGAACATAGAAGGGCTGCCCGTCTACCGCGACCGTATAGGCGGTATCGGTACCCCGACCAGCGACCACGAACGCACCAAGATGAAACTTGAAACCCGCCATATCCTTGCCATTGTCAACGGCTACAACGGGCAGGAAGGTCTGAAAGAAGCAGCCGAAATGATATTGGAACTGTTGGAGAAATATGCTTCCTCTACCAGTGGGACTATACAATATTTTGAATAA
- the pgeF gene encoding peptidoglycan editing factor PgeF yields MIPLTEDRKMLGYELLASYPGISCFVTTRHGGCSQGNYASLNCTPYTGDEAEAVRRNQEIVCSSLPQRPQELVIPFQTHGTKALVINGTYLHATAEERHSMLQGIDALITREPGCCICISTADCIPILLYDRKNAVIAAVHAGWRGTVNYILGHTLDKMRARYGTEGKEVIACIGPGISLSAFEVGDEVYEAFRKNGFQMDYISEWKPATHKYHIDLWAANRLQLLDFGVPSAQVETANICTFTQYEEFFSARRMGIKSGRILSGIMLTHSNGLH; encoded by the coding sequence ATGATTCCTCTTACAGAAGATAGGAAAATGTTGGGATATGAGCTGCTTGCCTCATATCCCGGCATTTCTTGTTTTGTAACCACCCGCCACGGTGGATGCAGCCAAGGTAACTATGCCTCCCTCAACTGTACACCTTACACGGGAGACGAAGCCGAAGCTGTACGCCGCAACCAGGAAATAGTATGTTCTTCCCTGCCCCAACGCCCCCAAGAACTGGTCATCCCGTTTCAGACCCACGGGACAAAGGCACTTGTCATTAACGGAACTTATCTGCATGCAACAGCAGAAGAACGCCACTCCATGTTGCAGGGCATTGATGCACTGATAACCCGTGAACCGGGCTGCTGCATCTGCATCTCTACGGCAGACTGCATTCCCATCCTGCTCTACGACCGGAAGAATGCCGTGATAGCCGCTGTTCATGCCGGATGGCGCGGCACTGTGAATTACATCCTCGGCCACACACTCGACAAGATGCGTGCCCGCTATGGCACAGAGGGCAAAGAAGTGATAGCCTGCATCGGCCCCGGCATCTCCCTTTCCGCCTTCGAGGTAGGCGACGAAGTCTATGAAGCATTCCGCAAGAACGGTTTCCAGATGGATTACATCTCCGAATGGAAACCCGCCACCCACAAATACCATATCGACCTATGGGCTGCCAACCGACTGCAACTACTGGACTTCGGAGTACCTTCCGCACAAGTGGAGACAGCCAATATATGTACTTTTACCCAATATGAAGAGTTTTTCTCGGCACGCCGGATGGGTATCAAATCCGGAAGGATATTGTCGGGAATCATGTTAACCCATTCAAACGGATTGCATTAA
- the obgE gene encoding GTPase ObgE gives MAESNFVDYVKIYCRSGKGGRGSTHMRREKYIPNGGPDGGDGGRGGHVILRGNRNYWTLLHLKYDRHILAGHGESGSKNRSFGKDGADKVIEVPCGTVVYNAETGEYICDVTEHEQEVILLKGGRGGLGNWHFKTATRQAPRFAQPGEPMQELTVIMELKLLADVGLVGFPNAGKSTLLASVSAAKPKIANYPFTTLEPNLGIVSYRDSKSFVMADIPGIIEGASAGKGLGLRFLRHIERNSLLLFMVPADSDDIRKEYEILLNELRTFNPEMLDKQRVLAVTKCDMLDQELMDEIEPTLPEGIPHIFISAVSGMGISTLKDILWEELNKESNKIEGKVDSIAHRAKDLSHLQEELKEEGEDEDLSYEYVNDDEDIEDLEDFEYEEDWEEDKK, from the coding sequence ATGGCTGAATCGAATTTTGTTGACTACGTAAAAATATATTGCCGCTCCGGAAAGGGCGGACGAGGTTCTACGCATATGCGGCGTGAGAAATACATACCCAACGGAGGCCCCGACGGAGGTGACGGAGGACGAGGAGGCCATGTCATCCTGCGGGGTAACCGCAACTACTGGACGCTACTCCATCTGAAGTACGATCGCCACATCCTGGCAGGTCACGGAGAATCCGGTTCCAAAAACCGCAGTTTCGGAAAAGACGGAGCGGACAAGGTGATTGAAGTGCCCTGCGGCACGGTGGTGTACAACGCCGAAACGGGTGAATATATCTGCGACGTCACCGAGCACGAACAAGAAGTCATCTTGCTGAAAGGCGGACGCGGAGGTCTGGGTAACTGGCACTTCAAAACCGCCACACGCCAGGCTCCCCGCTTTGCACAACCGGGCGAACCGATGCAGGAGTTGACGGTAATCATGGAACTGAAGCTGCTGGCAGACGTCGGTCTGGTAGGTTTCCCCAATGCAGGAAAATCCACTTTACTGGCATCCGTTTCTGCGGCGAAGCCCAAAATCGCCAATTATCCGTTTACAACGCTGGAACCCAATCTGGGCATCGTGTCCTATCGCGACAGCAAATCGTTTGTGATGGCGGACATTCCCGGCATCATCGAAGGAGCCAGTGCCGGCAAAGGCTTAGGATTGCGTTTCCTGCGCCACATCGAGCGCAACTCATTGTTGCTGTTCATGGTGCCTGCCGACAGTGACGACATCCGTAAGGAATACGAAATCCTGTTGAACGAGCTTCGCACTTTCAACCCCGAAATGCTGGACAAACAGAGAGTGCTTGCCGTCACCAAATGCGACATGCTCGACCAGGAACTGATGGACGAGATAGAGCCGACACTGCCCGAAGGGATTCCGCATATATTCATCTCTGCTGTCTCCGGCATGGGCATCTCTACGCTGAAAGACATCCTTTGGGAAGAGCTGAACAAGGAAAGTAATAAGATAGAAGGCAAAGTGGACAGCATTGCCCATCGCGCCAAAGACCTCAGCCACCTGCAGGAAGAATTGAAAGAAGAGGGTGAGGACGAGGACCTCAGCTATGAATACGTCAATGACGACGAGGACATAGAGGACCTCGAGGACTTTGAATACGAAGAAGATTGGGAGGAAGATAAAAAATGA
- a CDS encoding adenylate kinase has protein sequence MLNIVIFGAPGSGKGTQSEKIVEKYGINHISTGDVLRAEMKNGTELGKTAKGYIDQGQLIPDELMIDILASVFDSFKDSKGVIFDGFPRTIAQAEALKKMLAERGQEVSVMLDLDVPEEELMKRLIKRGQESGRADDNEETIKKRLVVYHSQTAPLIDWYKQDGKYQHIQGFGVLEEIFADVCKAIDAVK, from the coding sequence ATGTTGAACATTGTAATTTTTGGTGCTCCCGGTTCAGGTAAGGGAACACAAAGTGAAAAGATTGTAGAAAAGTATGGCATCAACCACATCTCTACCGGAGACGTGCTCCGTGCTGAAATGAAAAACGGTACAGAACTGGGCAAGACTGCTAAAGGTTATATCGACCAGGGCCAGTTGATCCCCGATGAGTTGATGATTGATATTCTGGCAAGCGTATTCGACAGCTTCAAGGATAGCAAAGGCGTGATTTTCGACGGCTTCCCCAGAACAATCGCCCAGGCTGAAGCATTAAAGAAGATGCTCGCCGAACGCGGACAGGAAGTCAGCGTGATGCTCGACCTCGACGTGCCCGAAGAAGAACTGATGAAGCGCCTCATCAAGCGCGGACAAGAATCAGGACGTGCAGACGACAATGAAGAGACAATCAAGAAGCGTCTGGTGGTTTACCACTCACAGACAGCTCCGCTGATTGACTGGTACAAGCAGGACGGCAAATACCAACACATCCAGGGCTTCGGCGTATTGGAAGAAATCTTTGCCGATGTTTGCAAGGCTATTGACGCAGTGAAATAA
- the hpt gene encoding hypoxanthine phosphoribosyltransferase — protein sequence MDTIQIKDKMFTVSIKEQDILKEVTRVANEINRDLAGKNPLFLSVLNGSFMFTADLLKRITIPCEISFVKLASYQGVSSTGVIKEVIGINEDLTDRTVVIVEDIVDTGLTMQRLLDTLGTRGPREIHIASLLVKPDKLKVDLNIEYVAMNIPNDFIVGYGLDYDGFGRNYPDIYTVVD from the coding sequence ATGGATACCATACAAATAAAAGACAAGATGTTCACAGTCTCCATCAAGGAGCAGGACATACTGAAAGAAGTAACCCGTGTAGCGAACGAAATCAACCGCGACCTGGCAGGAAAGAATCCTCTATTCCTCAGCGTACTGAACGGTTCGTTCATGTTTACCGCCGATTTGCTGAAACGAATCACGATTCCCTGCGAAATTTCGTTTGTCAAATTGGCATCTTATCAAGGAGTATCCTCTACCGGGGTAATTAAGGAAGTAATAGGCATCAATGAAGACCTCACAGACCGTACAGTGGTCATTGTAGAGGACATAGTAGATACGGGACTCACCATGCAACGCTTACTGGACACCCTCGGCACTCGCGGTCCCAGGGAGATTCATATTGCCTCCCTACTGGTGAAACCTGATAAGCTGAAAGTTGATTTAAACATAGAATATGTGGCCATGAATATTCCGAACGACTTCATCGTGGGCTACGGGTTGGATTATGACGGCTTCGGGCGCAACTATCCCGACATTTATACTGTAGTAGACTGA
- a CDS encoding peptide MFS transporter gives MSTSRHPKGLYLIFATSTAERFSYYGMRAIFILFLTQALLFDKEHAASIYGSYTGLVYLTPLIGGYIADKYWGIRRSVFWGAMMMAVGQFLMFASASMLEARELSHWLMYGGLTFLILGNGCFKPTVSSLVGQLYEPGDKRLDSAYTIFYMGVNVGSFLAPLVCGYFGETGNPHDFRWGFLIAAIVTVLTVVLFETQKNKYLIGPDGKPLGIIPDARKERPQADNTARKSAHANGRTMRNYLLLALLAIALAGFFYWCFGDDWISIGIFTACIVFPVSILLEGSLTKTERDRIFVIYIIAFFVIFFWAAYEQAGASLTLFASEQTDRVILGWEMPASWIQSFNPFFVVILAAIMPGVWGALGKRGMEPASPTKQAIGLLLLSLGYLVICFGVKDVQPGIKVSLIWLTGLYFIHTMGEICLSPIGLSMVNKLTPIRFASLMMGIWYLSTATANKFAGTLSGLYPEAGKVKTLLGYRIETMYDFFMVFVVMSATASLILFLLSKKLQKMMHGVE, from the coding sequence ATGAGTACATCCCGACACCCGAAAGGTCTTTACCTTATCTTCGCCACCAGCACGGCAGAGCGTTTCAGCTACTACGGCATGCGTGCCATCTTCATTCTGTTCCTCACCCAGGCACTCCTTTTCGACAAGGAGCACGCCGCCTCCATCTACGGCAGCTACACCGGACTGGTGTACCTGACACCCTTAATCGGCGGCTACATCGCCGACAAATACTGGGGCATCCGCCGTTCCGTCTTCTGGGGGGCCATGATGATGGCAGTCGGCCAGTTCCTGATGTTTGCCAGTGCCTCGATGCTGGAGGCGCGTGAGCTTTCGCATTGGCTGATGTACGGCGGACTGACTTTCCTTATATTGGGCAACGGCTGCTTCAAGCCCACCGTCTCCTCCCTGGTGGGGCAGCTCTACGAGCCGGGTGACAAACGGCTGGATTCCGCCTACACCATCTTCTATATGGGTGTCAACGTGGGTTCCTTCCTCGCCCCGCTGGTCTGCGGCTATTTTGGCGAGACGGGCAACCCTCACGACTTCCGATGGGGCTTCCTCATTGCCGCCATCGTCACCGTGCTGACGGTCGTCCTCTTCGAAACCCAGAAGAACAAGTACCTCATCGGCCCCGACGGCAAGCCCCTCGGCATCATCCCCGACGCCCGCAAGGAACGGCCCCAGGCAGACAACACCGCCCGGAAGAGTGCCCATGCCAACGGACGGACCATGCGCAACTACCTGCTGCTCGCCCTGCTCGCCATCGCGCTTGCCGGTTTCTTCTACTGGTGCTTCGGGGACGATTGGATAAGCATCGGCATCTTCACCGCCTGCATCGTGTTTCCCGTCAGCATCCTGCTGGAAGGCTCACTCACCAAGACGGAGCGCGACCGCATCTTCGTCATCTACATCATCGCCTTCTTCGTCATTTTCTTCTGGGCGGCCTACGAGCAGGCAGGCGCCTCGCTCACGCTTTTCGCCTCCGAGCAGACCGACCGCGTCATCCTGGGGTGGGAAATGCCCGCCTCCTGGATTCAGTCCTTCAACCCCTTCTTTGTGGTGATACTTGCCGCCATCATGCCGGGCGTATGGGGCGCCCTGGGCAAGCGGGGCATGGAGCCCGCCTCGCCCACCAAGCAAGCCATCGGCCTGCTACTGCTTTCACTGGGCTATCTCGTCATCTGCTTTGGGGTGAAAGATGTTCAGCCGGGCATCAAGGTGAGTCTCATTTGGCTGACGGGGCTCTACTTCATCCATACCATGGGCGAAATCTGCCTCTCGCCCATCGGACTCTCCATGGTGAACAAGCTCACGCCCATCCGCTTCGCCTCGCTGATGATGGGGATATGGTACCTCTCCACCGCCACTGCCAATAAGTTTGCAGGCACGCTGAGCGGGCTCTACCCCGAAGCCGGAAAGGTAAAGACGCTACTGGGCTATCGCATTGAGACGATGTACGATTTCTTCATGGTGTTCGTCGTCATGTCTGCCACGGCATCGCTTATCCTCTTCCTGCTTTCAAAGAAATTACAGAAGATGATGCATGGAGTGGAATAA